In Methanocella paludicola SANAE, the sequence CCGCTCCTGCAGCTGCTCCCAAGAAGGGCGGCAAGAAGGATAAGGCCGCAAAGCCCGCAGAAGGCGCCGCCCCCGAGCACGGCAAGAAGCAGCCGAAGGGCAAGAAAGCCGAGGAAAAGCCCAAGGACGAGATCAAGTACCTCGTGCGCATCCAGAACACCGACCTGGACGGCACATCCAAAGTGCTGTACGCCCTCACGGGCATCAAGGGCATCGGCATCCGCGTATCCAAGATGCTCGCCCGCAAGGCGGAAGTCGACCCCAACGCCATCATGGGATACTTACCCCCGGAGCAGGTCGACAGGCTCAGGAACGCCCTCGAGAACATCGACACCAACATGCCCGTCTGGATGCTCAACAGGCGCAATGACACTTACACAGGCGAGAACAGGCACCTTACTGGTACCGACCTCATTCTCAGCAACAAGGAAGACATCAACCTGATGAAGAAGATCAGGTCCTACAAGGGCATCAGGCACGAGCGCGGCCAGAAGGTCCGCGGCCAGAGGACCAGGTCGACCGGCAGGACCGGAGCCACCGTAGGCGTCGTCAGGAAGAAGGAAGCGCCCGGAGCCGGAGCGGCTGAGGGCGGAAAGGAGAAGAAGTGAGGTGACTTAAATGGGATACCCAGGTAAGGCAAAAAAGATCTACAACACCCCTCACCACCCGTGGCAGAAGGCCAGGATCGACGAGGAGACCGCGCTGGTCAAGAAGTACGGCCTGAGGAACAAGAAGAACGTCTGGAAGTTCGCCTCGATGCTCAGGAAGTACAGGGGCCAGGCCAGGACGCTCTTAGGCGTGCTCGGCACCGGGCTCGCGACCGAGGACTCGCACTACGCCCGTGAAGCCGGGCAGATCCAGGCCAAGCTGCAGAAGCTCGGCGTGCTCAAGGAGGACTCGAAGCTCGAAGACATCCTCGCCCTCAAGGTGGAGGACTTACTGGAGAGGCAGCTACAGACTATCGTCTTCAGGAAGGGCTACGCGAACTCCATGAAGCAGGCCCGCCAGTTCATCGTCCACGGCCACGTCTCCCTCAACGGGCGCAAGATCACCGTGCCAAGCTACATGGTGCTCAAGGCCGAGGAAGACACGATATCGTACTACATCGGCTCGCCCATCACCAAGGACGCGCTCACTGCGAAGCCCGTCGTAAAGGCTCCTGCGCCGAAGGTGCCGGCCCCGGCGGCAACAACAGCGGCCGTCGAGACTGCACAGCCGGCAGCACAGCCCCCCAAGGAGGCTTAAGGAATGGCAGACCAGATGAAGTGGGCAGTAGCTCACATATTCTCATCGTTCAACAACACCATCATCACCGTCACCGACCTGACGGGCGCCGAGACGCTCGCCAAGACCTCGGGCGGCATGGTGGTCAAGCAGGCCAGAAACGAGAGCTCCCCGTACGCCGCAATGCAGATGGCGGCCAACGTCGCTGAGCAGATCAAGGCCAAGGGCATCATGGGAGTCCACATCAAGGTGCGGGCGCCCGGCGGAAACCGCCAGAGAAGCCCCGGCCCCGGCGCCCAGGCCGCGATACGCTCGCTCGCCAGGGCAGGCCTGAGGATCGGAAGGATCGAGGATGTTACCCCTATTCCGCACGACGGCACCAGAGCCCCGGGCGGAAAGAGAGGTAGGCGCGTATAAGTATGAAGCTGGAGATCCTGGAACTCGGCGACCGTAAGGCGAAGTTCGTCCTGTCGGAGGTCACCCCCGCGTTCGCGAACGCCGTCAGGCGCGCGATGCTCGCCGACATCCCCAAGATGGCCATCGACTACGTTGATATTTACGACAACACGTCCGTCATGTTCGACGAGATGCTGGCACACCGCATGGGCCTCATCCCGATCAAGACTAACCTCGACATGTACAAGCTCCGCGAGGAGTGCGACTGCAAAGGCGAGGGCTGTGCCCTCTGCCAGGTGAGCTTCACGCTGTCCGCGGAAGGCCCCTGCATGGTGCACTCCCGGGACATGAAGTCCTCGGACCCGGATACCGTTCCGGCCGACGATAACGTCCCCATCATCGAGCTGAAGGAAAGGCAGAAGGTAGTCCTCACGGCCGTGGCCCGGCTCGGCAGGGGCAAGGAGCACTCGAAGTTCCAGCCCGTTTGCCCGCCAGGCTACAAGTACGTGCCGATCATCGAGATCAGCGACAAGTGCGACTCGTGCAAGCAGTGCGTCGAGCAGTGCCCCCGGGGCGTCTTCGCCGTCGACAAGAACAAGGTCGTCGTCGATAACCCGTACAACTGCTCAATGTGCGAGGAGTGCCTGGAGGCATGTGACCTTAAGGCCATTAAGTTGTCCATCGACAACACTGCCTTCATATTCATGGTCGAGACGGATGGCTCGTACAGCGCCCAGGAGATCATTACCCGGGCCGTCGAATCTATCCGGGCCCGGTCGGCCGCGCTCAACGAAGTCCTTGAAAATTTCTAAGCTTAGAATAGCCTCGTGCCATAAGCATGAGGCACTCTTTTCTATTTTTAAACCGATAAATAACTTTATAAAGCTTGAACATCATTATAAAATCCGCCTTGCGTGTTACTATCAGCGTATGCGGGGGTAGTCAAGCCAGGCCAAAGGCGTAGGACTTAAGATCCTATCTCGAAGGAGTTCAAGGGTTCGAATCCCTTCCCCCGCACTACATGTTTAGATCGCCTTTTTTAAGAACTCTATCTCTATGATTACACCGTATCCTGGATAGGTTTTACGAACGACTGCTTCGAGAGGACCTGCCAGAGCACGAGGCATAGCAGGCCAGTAGCGACGTTCAGGATGCCGATGGCGGGGATGAGGCTGCCATGGCTAAAGGAGACCAGCAGCATGCCGATGCTGCCCATGATGGTCATGGTGCAGCCTATGAGCGAAGAGGCTGAGCCTGTGTCCTCTTTTTGCTGCTCCAGCATCAGGTTCGTGCCGGGAGGGCGGGAGCAGACGCCGCCGATGGTGGCGGGCAGTATGGAGAGGGCGAAGACGATGGGGCTGATCTGGCCCATGAA encodes:
- a CDS encoding 30S ribosomal protein S13, with translation MAEKTDKPEKTKKEHKAEAPATEAAPAAAPKKGGKKDKAAKPAEGAAPEHGKKQPKGKKAEEKPKDEIKYLVRIQNTDLDGTSKVLYALTGIKGIGIRVSKMLARKAEVDPNAIMGYLPPEQVDRLRNALENIDTNMPVWMLNRRNDTYTGENRHLTGTDLILSNKEDINLMKKIRSYKGIRHERGQKVRGQRTRSTGRTGATVGVVRKKEAPGAGAAEGGKEKK
- a CDS encoding DNA-directed RNA polymerase subunit D; protein product: MKLEILELGDRKAKFVLSEVTPAFANAVRRAMLADIPKMAIDYVDIYDNTSVMFDEMLAHRMGLIPIKTNLDMYKLREECDCKGEGCALCQVSFTLSAEGPCMVHSRDMKSSDPDTVPADDNVPIIELKERQKVVLTAVARLGRGKEHSKFQPVCPPGYKYVPIIEISDKCDSCKQCVEQCPRGVFAVDKNKVVVDNPYNCSMCEECLEACDLKAIKLSIDNTAFIFMVETDGSYSAQEIITRAVESIRARSAALNEVLENF
- a CDS encoding 30S ribosomal protein S11; the encoded protein is MADQMKWAVAHIFSSFNNTIITVTDLTGAETLAKTSGGMVVKQARNESSPYAAMQMAANVAEQIKAKGIMGVHIKVRAPGGNRQRSPGPGAQAAIRSLARAGLRIGRIEDVTPIPHDGTRAPGGKRGRRV
- a CDS encoding 30S ribosomal protein S4; the protein is MGYPGKAKKIYNTPHHPWQKARIDEETALVKKYGLRNKKNVWKFASMLRKYRGQARTLLGVLGTGLATEDSHYAREAGQIQAKLQKLGVLKEDSKLEDILALKVEDLLERQLQTIVFRKGYANSMKQARQFIVHGHVSLNGRKITVPSYMVLKAEEDTISYYIGSPITKDALTAKPVVKAPAPKVPAPAATTAAVETAQPAAQPPKEA